ACTCGCTCAGCGCCGCGATGATCGCCCGGATGCCGAGTGCGCTGACCGGCGTCCAGGACATCGACATCTGCAGATTGATCAGGCGCACCATGATCGTGCGGTAGACCGCGTGCCCGGACAGCACGTGTCCCATCTCGTGCCCGATCACGAATCGCAGCGATTCGTGGCTCATCTGGTCGACGAGAGCGGTGCTGATCCGGATGAACGGCTCGTCCATGCCGAGCGCGGACGCCTGCAGGTTCGGGTCCTGGTAGACGAACAGGTTCGGCACCGCGGGCAGGTCGAGCGTCTCCGCGCACTCGTGGCGCAGCCGGTCGAGTTCCGGGTACTGGCGCGGGCCGACGCGGATCGACGACGCCAGCGCCATCAGCCGTTCGCCGCGCTCGTTGTAGAAGCCGGAGATCGCCTTGATCACCTGGGCGAATCCCGGCACCGCGCGCAGCGTGGCGAGCGCGCCGCGGTCCACCGGATGCTCGTAGGCGCGAGGGCTGATCCCCGGGAACCGGACGGCATCCCGGCGCGCAGGCTCGATTTCCTCAGTCATGACTCCCCCTGTGGTCGCTCAACGCACCCTACTCGAAACCGATCATCGGCGGCGGCGCGGCGCGAACCGCCCATCGCAGTCCGGACCGGCCCGGACCAGCGGAAAACGCGTCACCGGACCGGGCTGGACGCGGTGAATTCACGACCCGTGCCGTGGGGTTCACGCCTTGCGGCGCAAGGACTCCACCAGGTGCCGCTCCCGGTCGTGGACGAGATAGACGTCGACCCGGGCGATGCCGCCGGCCGGTCCGGGCTGGGCCCAGCCGAACTTCCGGTAGTCGTCCGAGACGGTCCGCGTCTGCGCGTCGTACAGCTCGCCGTTCGGCCCGCGGAACTGGAAGAGGACCGCAGTGCTCCCAGGCGCGGGTTCGTCCATGACGAACCCGCTGACCCCGACGGCGCGGTTGTACCAGGTGATAGTGCCGCCGGTGTGCCCGTGCGCGAACTTCCCCTGGAAGTCCGACTTCGGATACTCGGCCGCGGCCGCGACCCCGGTGGCGGCGACCGCGGCGGCCGCGGACAGGACGAAACTGACGGCAACGCGTTTCATGGCTTTCCCCCCGTAACTGGTCGATTCCGGGCGAATCGTAGCCGGTCGGGGCGATCTTCGAGGCGTTTTCGGCGCATCCCGGGAGCATCGGCCCGGTACTGGCGGCACGAACAACGGCTGAGCCCGGGAGTCCGGGGCGGACCGTCAGCCGTCGTGCCGGGCCGCCGCCCGGACCGCGTCCATCGCCGCGACTTCCTTCGGCGTCCGCCGCTGAGCGCCGACCCCGAGGAATCCGCCTTCCTGGTTCACTTCGGCGACGACGGTGGCGATTTCGACCAGGAACTCCCGGAAATCCGGCAGCTCGGCCGGCGCGGTCCGGGCCACGATCGCGGTCGCCTCCCGGATCGTCTTCTCCGCGAACGGCAGGTAGCCGGCGTACTTGACGCCCGGCCGCAGCCCGGTGTCGAACGCCGACGTCGCGGCCGCTTCCCGGATGAACCGCCGGGGATGCGCGACGCTCGCCTCCCGCAAGGTCTTGATCAGCGCGAACATCTCGTCCGAGTCGAGCCCGCCCACCGCGAGCCCGACGAGGACGCCCGAGGCCATCATCGCCCGCTGCAGGACCTCCCACTCGGCGGCGGTGAAGTCGTCCTCCCCCGCTCCGTCGCGCGCCCGCCCGTCTCGGATCACCTGCATGCCGACGCTCGCCACCAGGCCCGGAATGCTGCGCGCGACGTGCAGCTTCCGCGCCTGCGCCGGTTCCGGCAGCGCTTCCCAGCCGACCAGGTCCGGATGCTCGGCGCCCGGCTGCTCGGCCCGCCACCGGTCGTGCTCCCGCTGGGCCAGCAGCAGCACCTCGGAATCGTCGAACGCCACGGTGAGCGTGGGATCGAAGGCCGGCACCATCACGCAGCCGACCGCCGCCAGGGTCTCGCCGAGCTGCCGCGCCTGCGCGCGGGCGCCGGTCTTGTGCTCCTCCGGCGACTGATCCCACCGGCGGCGGCCGCGGACCCAGTTGCCTGCCTGCCGGACGACACCGTTGCCAGCCTGGCCCTCGGCATCGTGCAGAGCCCGCGCGAGGTCCTCGATGAGCTCGCCGCGGGTGTAGCGGCTGAGGTCCTCGATCAGCCGGTCCTGCGCGACGAGGCGCGCCTTCATCCGGCGGCACTCGTGCAGGATCGCCTCGCCGTTGAGGTAGGTCTGCTCGGACCGCCGGTCGCCGGCCTGGCCCAGCACCCCCTGCCCGACCATGATGACGATCATGAAGATGAGCTGGACCAGCGTGGACAGGAAGGTCATGAACGCGAACGGGTAGGGGTCCAGCGTCTGCACGCCGAGCGCGGCCAGGCCGATCCACGCCACCTGGGTGCCAGCCGCCAGGTAGAACGCCCACATGCTGCCGAGCCGCTCGGTCAGCCACGCCGCGATCCGGCCGTTGACGCTCACCGCGTGGTCGAGCGCCTGCGGCGGGCGCTGCACCCGGTGCTGCTCGATCCACGGGTGCTGGCTCGTCTCCAGCAGGCTGACGCCGCGGCTGAGCGCCCGGTCGTGCTCGTCGAGGTGCCGCTGCAGGTCCGCGATCTGCTCGAAGACCGCCTCGGCGTTCTCGTAGGTCTGCACCGACCGTTTGTCCGCCGCGCCGCCCAGCACCCGCTGGCCGACCAGGATCACCAGGCACAGCACCAGCTGCACCACGTTGTCCAGGAACAGCAGGAACGCGAACGGGTACGGGTCGGCCGCGCGCAGCGGGCCCCAGGTCGCCAGCGCCATCCACCCGGCGACGATCACCAGGACCGCGTACAGCGCGGGCATCGACCCGATCGCGCGGGTCAGCGCCGCCGCGAACGCGCCGTTGAAGCCGATCTGCTCGTCCTCGGTCGTGGCCGGCCGCCGGGGCAGCCGGGGCAACCGGGGCATTCGGCGGCGGTTCACCCGTTCCGTCCGGAATCGGGCGCCGCACCGGGTTTCCGCCGCGTCCGCCTCCGCACAGTGGATCCGCTCCTCGGCACGCTCGAGCCCCTTCCGCCGCCAGCCGGTCTCCGGGGCCAGTATCCCGGCGGACGGAGCGGGGCAGCCGGGCAGCCCGGCGAGCGACCATCCATTGAGGACTCCGCGGCACCGCTTCGCGGCGAAGAAGAACCCCGCGGATCCGCCCGGCCGCCGTGCGGCAAGCTGGCCGCATGTCCACGGAATCCGTGATCGGCAGCCCCCTGCGGGACCAGATCGAAACGTTCGCCGACGAGCACCGCGAAGCGCTTCAGCGGTGTCTCGACGGGCTCACCGAAGAGCAGGCCCGCCGGTCGCTCGTGCCGTCCCGGACCACCCTGCTCGGGCTGGTCAAACACGCCACGTTCGTGGAGAAGGTCTGGTTCGACGAGGCGGTGACCGGCCGCTCCCGCGCCGAACTGGGGCTGCCGGACGACGCGGGCGACTCGTTCCTCCTCGCCGACGAGGACACCGTCGAGTCCGTTCAGCGTGCGCACCGGGAGGCGTGCGAGGCGTCCCGGCGGGCCGCCGCGGCGCTGGACCTCGACGACCTGCTCACCGGCAACCGGCGCGGGCCATTGCCGCTGCGGTGGGTCTACCTGCACCTGCTGCGCGAACTGGCCCAGCACTGCGGGCACGCGGACATCCTCCGTGAGCAGATCCTCGCCCACGACGCGAAATAGCGGCACAGCCGCCAGCGAGGCAGCTGCTTGCGCGCACCTCGGTCGGCAACAGCTCGGTCGGGCAGAGCCATTCCACAATGGACGATCTACCCGGTGAGACCGCGAAGACCAGCGGTGGAGATCGCGAAGAGCGGGACGACAGCGCGCGGATCGTCGCGGTGGCCGAGGCGCATCCGCTGGCGGGCCAGGAAACCGTCGCGGTCGCCGGGTTGCCGTTTCTTGCCTTACCGGCCCACCTGGGTGCCCCGGCTGGACGACCACATCGCACCGCTGTGCCTGCGCGCCGGGTTCCGGGTGCGCGTGATCCAGGAAGCCGTCCAGTTCCCGACGATGCTCGGCCTCGCGCTCTCCGATCCGGGCGCGTTCTCCGCCGCTTCGGCGATCTCGCGCGCCGTCTGTTCCTCAGCGTCGCACCGCTGAGCTTCGGATGATCACCGACGGCCGCAGATTTCAGGAAAATGAAGACGACCCTTGACTCACTGAAAACCAACACTATGCTGAACAACACCAGCGATTCAGTGAAGATCGGGAGCGAGGCCATGACGGCAGCGAGCGAGGCGGACGGCACCCCCGGCGCTTCCATGCTGCACGTCATCGGCGGAAAAATCCGGGCTCTGCGCAAGGAACGCGGGCTCACCGTCGAACGGCTCGGCGAGGTGTCGGGCGTGTCCACCGGAATCGTGAGCCAGGTCGAACGCGGCAAGGCGAATCCGTCCTTCTCCACGCTGGTGCAGATCGCACACGGGCTGGGCATCTCCATCGCCCAGCTGATCGAGGAGGACGGGCATCGCGCCCCGGTCGTGCGCAAGCACGAGCGGCGCCGGATCGACGGGCACGGGCTCGCCGACGGGGGCAGCTACGAACTGCTCACTCCCGACCTCAACGGAGCGCTCGAGGCCACCTGGGTGGAAACCCCGCCCGGCTACGACAGCAGCGAAACCCCCTACCGGCACAACGGCGAGGAATTCGGTCTCATCCTCTCCGGAGCCAAAGACGTGTACCTCGACGGCGTCCGGCACCACCTGGAAGCCGGCGATTCGATCCGGTACGCGTCGACCATCCCGCATTGGTACGTGAACTCCGGCGACGAAACGTGCGTCGCCGTCTGGGTGATCACCCCGCCTACCTGGTGACCACCGCACTCTGAGCACGCGACGGGCCGTCCTGCCCGCCGCGCGGTCGTCCGGCCTGTCCGCCCGGCGGCTTCCCTTGTCCTGCCCTCGGGGCAGACCCTCTGCGCAGACCGCTTTCCCCTAAGGCGGAAACCATGGCCTCCACCTCCACCGAACCCCACCGGCAAACCCGTTCCCTCGCCGCCCGGCGCCCGCTGGTCGCACTGGGCCTCGGCGGCACCCTCGAGTGGTACGACTGGCAGATCTTCGGCCTGCTCTCGGCCTTCGTCGGACCGCAGTTCTTCCCCAACCACGATCCGGTCGCGGCGACGCTCAGCGCGCTCGCGGTGTTCGCCGTCGGTTTCCTGTTCCGTCCGCTCGGCGGCGTGGTGCTCGGCCTCGTCGCCGACCGCTTCGGCCGCCGCCGGGTGATGCTCGGCTCGGTCGCCGCGATGGCGCTCGCGACGCTCGTGATCGCCGCCGTCCCCGGCTACGCCAGCCTCGGCGTGTGGTCGGGAGTGATCCTCCTGCTCTGCCGCGTCGTGCAAGGAATCTCCACCGGCGTCGAAGGTCCGCTCGCGACCGCGTACGCCGTCGAACTCACCGCGAAAGGACGGGAAGGCCGGGCCGCCGGGATCATGAGCCTCTTCGTGAACCTCGGCATCCTCGGCGCCTCGCTGATCAGTTTTCTCACCAGCGCCGTGGTCGGCAGCGCCGCGATGCAGTCGTGGGGCTGGCGGGTGCCGATGGCTTTCGGCGCCGTGCTGGGGATCGTGATCGTCTACATGCGACGCCAGCTGCCGGAAAGCCTGCACCCGTCCGCCGCCGGGCAACGGCCGGCGGAGAGCAGCCGCGAGGTGTGGCGCGGGATCGGCAAGCACTGGCTGGCGCTGCTCGCGATGATCTTCGTCGTCGGCGCGGCGCAAGCCTACAACTACGCCTGGAACGTCGGCCTGCCGACGCTCGCCCGCAGTACCTACAAGGAAAACGCGACCTCCGTTTTCGCCATCACCACGCTGCTCGGAGTAGTCCTGGTGGTCGGCTCGCTCCTGACCGGCGCGCTGGCCGACCGCAGGAAACTGTCCCGTACCTTCGTCGCGACCCGGCTGCTCGCCGTCCCGGCGGTGTTCCTGATGCTGCTGTACGCGGGGCCCGGACTCGGCGGTTTCAGCGCGGTGCTGCTCGGCGGCGGCCTGGTGCTGGTGCTGAACATGACGCTCTACAACGTCGTCAGCACGTCGCTGCTGCCCGCTCCGTGCCGGGCGACCGGCGTCGGGCTCGGGTACGGCATCGGGGTCGCGCTGTTCGGCGGGACGGCGTCGTACCTGCTCGTGTGGCTCGGCCGCTACGGCTCGGCCTGGATGTTCCCCGCCTACACCGCCGCGCTGTGCCTGATCAGCGTGGCCCTTTATCTCGCGGCCCGGCGCCGCACCGGAATCTACGCAGGCGAGTGAGGAGTGCTGATGGACCTCGCAGTGTCCCTATCGAATCTCGACGCACCCGTTGTGCGGCGCAGCGACGTAGTGGTGGTCGGCGGCGGACCGGCCGGCGTCAGCGCCGCGGTGTCCGCGGCCCGCGCCGGGGCCTCGGTGACCCTGCTCGAGCGCTACGCGGCGCTGGGCGGGCTGGCGTCCGGCGGCATGGTGCTGGTGCTGGACGACATGTGCAACGGCAGCGAGGTGTCGGTCCGAGGCATCGTCGCCGAGTACGTCGACCGGTTGCAGCGGATCGGGCTCGCGGTGTACCCGCCCGAGCCGGACCGGATCTCGTCCCCGGAGATGTGGCGGCGGTGGGGACGGTGGGGCGCGTTCGACTTCCACTCGCACGCCAGCCCCAAGCCGATCTGCTACGCCGTCGCCTTCGATCCGGACGGCTGGAAGCGGGTGTCGAACGACCTGGTCCGCGAGGCGGGCGTGCATCTGCGGCTGCACAGCTGGTTCTCCCGTCCGGTGGTCGAGGACGGCCGGATGCGCGGCGTCGTATGCGAAACGAAATCCGGGCCGCAGGCGGTGCTCGGCGACATCGTGATCGACACGACCGGCGACATCGACGTCGCGTCCCGGGCCGGCGCGTCCTACGCCCACGACAGTTATCTGGTCACGCTCGTATTCCGGCTCGGCGGGGTGGACACCGAGGCAGCGCAGCAGTTCGAACAGGACAACCCCCGCGCCGCCAGGGCGATCAACCGCAAGGTGAAGCGGATGCTCGGCGGCGCGTGGGAACTGTGGTGGCTCAAGACCCCGGTGCCCGGGGTGGTGTGGTGCAACTGCCCGCACCTGACCGGCTACGACGGCGCGGACCCGGAATCGCTCACCGCGGCCGAATTCGACGCCCGGGAAAGGATCTCCGCGGCGATCGAGTACGTGCGCGCCGAGCTGCCCGGGTTCGGCGGCTGCTACCTGCTCGACGTGGCCGAACAGATCGGAGTGCGCCAGACCCGGTTGCTGCGCGGCGAATACGTGGTGACGAAGGACGACATCACGCAGCGGCGGCACTTCGCCGATTCGGTCGCCCGCGGCCGCGACTACTACACCCCCTACCGGGCGCTGCTCCCCCGCGACGTCGACCAGCTGCTGGTCGCCGGGCGGCACTATTCGGCCACGCCGGAGGCGCAGCGGATCTCGCGCGAGATCCCGCCGTGCATGGCGATGGGCCAAGCCGCCGGCGTCGCCGCCGGAATCGCCGCCGACCGCGGGCAGACCGTGCGCGAGGTCGATCCCGCGCTGATCCAGGCCGGGATGCGCGCCCAGGGCGCCGATCCGGGCGACGTGCCCGCCCCGAACGCCACCGTGGAACTGGAGGTCGCATGAACGCCGCGCTGCCGCTCGACGGGATCACCGTCGTCGATTTCACCCAGGTCTACCTGGGGCCGAGCTGCACGCAGCTGCTCGGCGACTACGGCGCCGACGTCGTCAAGATCGAGCGTCCCGGCGCGGGCGACCTGTCGCGGTCGTCCATTCCGGACCCGGACGGGCCGGACAACCCGATTTTCCTGTCCATCAACCGGAACAAGCGCAGCGTGTCGATCGACACCCGCACCGAGGAGGGCAGGCGGATCGTCGGCGACCTGATCGCCGGGGCGGACGTGGTGGTGAGCAACTTCCGCTCCGGAGTGATGGAACGGATCGGATTCGGCTACGAGGCATGCCGCCGCCGCAACCCGGGGCTGATCTGGGCGTCCGGCACCGGGTTCGGCGAAGAGGGCCCGTACCGGCACAAGGGCGGGCAGGATGTGATCGCGCAGGCGTACTCCGGCGTGATGTGGCGGCGCGCGTCCGAGGACGTGCCGCTCTCGGTGTACCCGACCACGTTGTGCGACTACACCACCGGGATGCACTTGCTGCAGGGCGTGCTGCTGGCGCTGGTGAGCCGGGCTCGCACCGGCGAGGGGCAGAAGGTCGAGGTGACGATGTACGACTCGATGCTCCACATGCAGATGCAGGAAGCCTGCATGCAGCTCAACCGCGGCCGCGAGGTGAACTGGGCGGCGATGCCGCTGTCCGGCGTGTTCCCGACGGCCGACGGAGCGGTGTGCATGGTCGGCGCGTTCAAGGAGAATCCGTTGCGCGACATCAGCACCGCGCTCGAACTTCCCGAGGACCTGTCGGCTCGGCCGGAGTACTCGACGCTGGAGCTGCAGTTCGAGCACAAACCGGAACTGCAGCGGATCTTCCGCGAGCGGTTCGCCGGGAATACCACCGAATACTGGGTGAAACGGCTGGAGGAACAGGACATCCTGTGCGCCCCGGTGCGCAGCCTCGCCGAGGCGCTCGAGGACGAACAGACCGCGGTGAACCGGATGGTGCTGGAAATGGAGCATCCGACCGCGGGCAGGGTGCGAGCGCTGGCCGCGCCGATCCGGCTGTCCGAGACTCCCGCGCAAGTCCGGCGGGTGCCGCCGCGGCTGGGCGAGCACAACGAGGAAGTGCTGGCCGAGCACGGCTACGACGCCGAACGCATCGCCGCGCTCAAGGCCGCGGGGGTGCTTCGGTGAGCGAAGAGGTGCGGTTCGAGGTCGACAAGCACGTCGCCCGAGTGACGATCGACCGGCCCCAGGTGCTCAACGCCGTCGCACCGGAGACGCAGCGGCGGTTGTGCGAGATCTGGGAAGCGATCGAGCGTGACCCGCAGGTGCGCGTCGTCGTCCTGACCGGAGCCGGGGAACGCGCGTTCTGCGTCGGCGCCGACATGTCGGCGAACGCGATCGAGAAGACCGGGCTGCAGTTCTGGGCGGACGAACCGGAAACCGGGTTCGGCGGCCTGTGCCTGCGCACGACGCTCGACGTGCCGGTGATCGCACGGGTCAACGGCTACGCGCTCGGCGGCGGGATGGAAATGGTGCTGGGCTGCGACATCGTGATCGCGGCCGAGCACGCGCAGTTCGGGCTGACCGAGCCGCGGGTCGGGCGGCTCCCGCTCGGCGGCGGGATCGCGCAGCTGGTGCGCCGGCTCCCGCACACCCAGGCGATGGGGCTGCTGCTGACCGGCCGCCGGGCCGGTGCCGCCGAACTGCACGGGATGGGGCTGGTCAACGAGGTGGCTCCGGCCGGCGAACTGGACTCGGTGGTGGACCGGTGGGTCGCGGACGTCTTGGCGTGCGCGCCGACGTCGCTGCGCGCGATCAAGCAGATCGTGCAGCGGACCGGACAGCTGAGCGCCCGGGAAGCCTGGGCGGCACGGCTTCCGGCGCTGATGTCCGCGCTCGACAGCGAGGACAGTGCCGAGGGCGTCCGGGCGTTCCAGGAG
This sequence is a window from Amycolatopsis benzoatilytica AK 16/65. Protein-coding genes within it:
- a CDS encoding helix-turn-helix domain-containing protein, with translation MTAASEADGTPGASMLHVIGGKIRALRKERGLTVERLGEVSGVSTGIVSQVERGKANPSFSTLVQIAHGLGISIAQLIEEDGHRAPVVRKHERRRIDGHGLADGGSYELLTPDLNGALEATWVETPPGYDSSETPYRHNGEEFGLILSGAKDVYLDGVRHHLEAGDSIRYASTIPHWYVNSGDETCVAVWVITPPTW
- a CDS encoding DinB family protein, with product MSTESVIGSPLRDQIETFADEHREALQRCLDGLTEEQARRSLVPSRTTLLGLVKHATFVEKVWFDEAVTGRSRAELGLPDDAGDSFLLADEDTVESVQRAHREACEASRRAAAALDLDDLLTGNRRGPLPLRWVYLHLLRELAQHCGHADILREQILAHDAK
- a CDS encoding FAD-dependent oxidoreductase, which codes for MDLAVSLSNLDAPVVRRSDVVVVGGGPAGVSAAVSAARAGASVTLLERYAALGGLASGGMVLVLDDMCNGSEVSVRGIVAEYVDRLQRIGLAVYPPEPDRISSPEMWRRWGRWGAFDFHSHASPKPICYAVAFDPDGWKRVSNDLVREAGVHLRLHSWFSRPVVEDGRMRGVVCETKSGPQAVLGDIVIDTTGDIDVASRAGASYAHDSYLVTLVFRLGGVDTEAAQQFEQDNPRAARAINRKVKRMLGGAWELWWLKTPVPGVVWCNCPHLTGYDGADPESLTAAEFDARERISAAIEYVRAELPGFGGCYLLDVAEQIGVRQTRLLRGEYVVTKDDITQRRHFADSVARGRDYYTPYRALLPRDVDQLLVAGRHYSATPEAQRISREIPPCMAMGQAAGVAAGIAADRGQTVREVDPALIQAGMRAQGADPGDVPAPNATVELEVA
- a CDS encoding M48 family metallopeptidase; this encodes MTEEIEPARRDAVRFPGISPRAYEHPVDRGALATLRAVPGFAQVIKAISGFYNERGERLMALASSIRVGPRQYPELDRLRHECAETLDLPAVPNLFVYQDPNLQASALGMDEPFIRISTALVDQMSHESLRFVIGHEMGHVLSGHAVYRTIMVRLINLQMSMSWTPVSALGIRAIIAALSEWYRKAELSCDRAGLLSSQDPAAALRAQIQIAGGLDPSRIDIPSFLKQGAEYESVDDIRDSILKLKYVETETHPFAVVRATQLQRWAASEEYRAILAGDYPRREQDAPTTDWKDDLKSAAKSYKDSWTASTDPLTKVFSEVGESVADTASKVWSKFGGNGDNS
- a CDS encoding DUF1003 domain-containing protein, which encodes MPRLPRLPRRPATTEDEQIGFNGAFAAALTRAIGSMPALYAVLVIVAGWMALATWGPLRAADPYPFAFLLFLDNVVQLVLCLVILVGQRVLGGAADKRSVQTYENAEAVFEQIADLQRHLDEHDRALSRGVSLLETSQHPWIEQHRVQRPPQALDHAVSVNGRIAAWLTERLGSMWAFYLAAGTQVAWIGLAALGVQTLDPYPFAFMTFLSTLVQLIFMIVIMVGQGVLGQAGDRRSEQTYLNGEAILHECRRMKARLVAQDRLIEDLSRYTRGELIEDLARALHDAEGQAGNGVVRQAGNWVRGRRRWDQSPEEHKTGARAQARQLGETLAAVGCVMVPAFDPTLTVAFDDSEVLLLAQREHDRWRAEQPGAEHPDLVGWEALPEPAQARKLHVARSIPGLVASVGMQVIRDGRARDGAGEDDFTAAEWEVLQRAMMASGVLVGLAVGGLDSDEMFALIKTLREASVAHPRRFIREAAATSAFDTGLRPGVKYAGYLPFAEKTIREATAIVARTAPAELPDFREFLVEIATVVAEVNQEGGFLGVGAQRRTPKEVAAMDAVRAAARHDG
- a CDS encoding CaiB/BaiF CoA transferase family protein, producing the protein MNAALPLDGITVVDFTQVYLGPSCTQLLGDYGADVVKIERPGAGDLSRSSIPDPDGPDNPIFLSINRNKRSVSIDTRTEEGRRIVGDLIAGADVVVSNFRSGVMERIGFGYEACRRRNPGLIWASGTGFGEEGPYRHKGGQDVIAQAYSGVMWRRASEDVPLSVYPTTLCDYTTGMHLLQGVLLALVSRARTGEGQKVEVTMYDSMLHMQMQEACMQLNRGREVNWAAMPLSGVFPTADGAVCMVGAFKENPLRDISTALELPEDLSARPEYSTLELQFEHKPELQRIFRERFAGNTTEYWVKRLEEQDILCAPVRSLAEALEDEQTAVNRMVLEMEHPTAGRVRALAAPIRLSETPAQVRRVPPRLGEHNEEVLAEHGYDAERIAALKAAGVLR
- a CDS encoding MFS transporter, with protein sequence MASTSTEPHRQTRSLAARRPLVALGLGGTLEWYDWQIFGLLSAFVGPQFFPNHDPVAATLSALAVFAVGFLFRPLGGVVLGLVADRFGRRRVMLGSVAAMALATLVIAAVPGYASLGVWSGVILLLCRVVQGISTGVEGPLATAYAVELTAKGREGRAAGIMSLFVNLGILGASLISFLTSAVVGSAAMQSWGWRVPMAFGAVLGIVIVYMRRQLPESLHPSAAGQRPAESSREVWRGIGKHWLALLAMIFVVGAAQAYNYAWNVGLPTLARSTYKENATSVFAITTLLGVVLVVGSLLTGALADRRKLSRTFVATRLLAVPAVFLMLLYAGPGLGGFSAVLLGGGLVLVLNMTLYNVVSTSLLPAPCRATGVGLGYGIGVALFGGTASYLLVWLGRYGSAWMFPAYTAALCLISVALYLAARRRTGIYAGE
- a CDS encoding enoyl-CoA hydratase-related protein; protein product: MSEEVRFEVDKHVARVTIDRPQVLNAVAPETQRRLCEIWEAIERDPQVRVVVLTGAGERAFCVGADMSANAIEKTGLQFWADEPETGFGGLCLRTTLDVPVIARVNGYALGGGMEMVLGCDIVIAAEHAQFGLTEPRVGRLPLGGGIAQLVRRLPHTQAMGLLLTGRRAGAAELHGMGLVNEVAPAGELDSVVDRWVADVLACAPTSLRAIKQIVQRTGQLSAREAWAARLPALMSALDSEDSAEGVRAFQEKRPPVWPGR